A single Vibrio sp. YMD68 DNA region contains:
- a CDS encoding YdcF family protein, whose product MTKRLYQHIETLWSYMLMGHTPKQSDIIFVLCSNDLRVASHAASLYQQGFAPRIVFSGGFGRFTEGHFDKTEAETFAAIAKDCGVPSGDIFIEKEATNTGENVTLGYELIRRLGLPHKKMLLVQKPFMERRSYATFMQQWPEPCEQVLVSSSSDGFFDYLNEDMPLDMVLRALTEDYERIKTYPQLGFQTEQEIPDSVEQAYQFIYEHYLLNH is encoded by the coding sequence ATGACTAAACGCCTATACCAACACATAGAGACTCTGTGGAGCTACATGTTAATGGGGCATACGCCGAAGCAGTCGGATATTATTTTTGTTCTGTGCAGTAATGATTTACGTGTCGCTTCTCATGCCGCTTCACTATACCAGCAAGGGTTTGCTCCACGGATTGTTTTCTCTGGTGGCTTTGGACGCTTTACCGAAGGACATTTCGATAAAACAGAAGCCGAGACGTTTGCTGCAATTGCAAAAGATTGTGGGGTACCTTCAGGGGACATTTTCATCGAAAAAGAAGCGACCAATACCGGAGAAAATGTCACGCTCGGCTATGAACTCATTCGACGACTTGGGTTACCACATAAGAAAATGCTCCTGGTTCAAAAGCCCTTCATGGAAAGGCGCAGTTATGCGACGTTTATGCAGCAATGGCCTGAGCCTTGTGAACAAGTATTGGTGAGCTCTTCATCAGACGGTTTTTTTGATTACCTCAATGAAGATATGCCCCTCGATATGGTGTTAAGAGCACTCACCGAAGACTATGAACGCATCAAAACCTACCCCCAACTTGGATTTCAGACTGAGCAAGAAATACCGGATTCTGTAGAGCAGGCGTATCAATTCATCTACGAACACTATCTGTTGAACCATTGA
- a CDS encoding NAD-dependent epimerase/dehydratase family protein, protein MKTITIIGAGWLGTPLATTLLSKHHRVFASNTTSDKAQQLSALGIQGFICDLRSPHQLTENLLEQQPDVLIGCFPPGFRRGLSNEYQLMWQTVVEAAKQANVKKIIMISSTAVYPSIDKNQPAPHLMTEPMSCYDLVQTHYDLAQTQSNETDKSRSSKNGFSENAIVMLQAEQHVIDSGIEFVIARLSGLVGPNRHPARFVSKLKQVSRLAPANILHLDDAIGSLEFAISNISNQAINVTTPDIMYKDTFYQKALINAGLPTSLLPKIVDVHDKQIDPSKLISLGYSYRYPTLSLVLDALND, encoded by the coding sequence ATGAAAACTATCACTATTATTGGAGCAGGTTGGCTGGGCACTCCCCTCGCCACAACGCTCCTTTCTAAACACCATCGAGTGTTTGCTAGCAACACTACCTCAGATAAAGCTCAGCAATTATCCGCATTAGGTATTCAAGGATTCATTTGTGATCTTAGGTCTCCTCATCAGCTGACTGAAAACCTTCTCGAACAACAACCTGATGTCCTTATTGGATGTTTTCCTCCAGGATTTCGTCGGGGTTTATCTAATGAATATCAATTGATGTGGCAAACGGTCGTAGAGGCCGCAAAACAGGCTAACGTAAAAAAAATCATCATGATCAGCTCGACAGCGGTTTACCCCTCTATCGACAAAAACCAGCCTGCACCTCACTTGATGACAGAACCCATGTCTTGTTATGACTTAGTTCAGACCCACTATGACTTAGCTCAGACCCAATCGAATGAGACTGACAAGAGTCGTTCTAGCAAAAATGGCTTCAGCGAAAACGCCATTGTCATGCTTCAAGCAGAGCAACATGTCATTGACTCAGGTATCGAGTTTGTTATTGCTCGCCTGAGCGGATTAGTAGGCCCAAATCGTCACCCAGCTCGCTTTGTCAGTAAATTAAAACAGGTAAGTCGTTTAGCGCCAGCAAACATACTTCACCTTGATGATGCCATTGGGAGCTTGGAGTTTGCGATTAGCAATATTAGTAACCAAGCCATTAACGTGACCACGCCTGATATCATGTATAAAGATACTTTTTATCAAAAGGCGCTTATCAATGCTGGCTTGCCGACTTCCTTATTACCCAAAATAGTTGACGTACACGACAAACAAATAGACCCAAGCAAACTTATCTCACTTGGGTACTCATATCGTTACCCGACTCTTTCCCTTGTTTTGGATGCGCTAAATGACTAA
- the torE gene encoding trimethylamine N-oxide reductase system protein TorE — MRSVNKDKKDEAHSLEWQSFLFITVVLFPILSIAFVGGYGFIVWMLQVFVLGPPGVHG, encoded by the coding sequence ATGAGAAGTGTTAATAAAGATAAGAAAGATGAGGCACATTCGTTAGAATGGCAGTCTTTTCTTTTTATTACTGTCGTCCTTTTCCCAATCTTAAGTATCGCTTTTGTTGGTGGGTATGGTTTTATCGTTTGGATGCTGCAAGTGTTTGTCCTTGGGCCTCCTGGTGTGCATGGTTAA
- the cspD gene encoding cold shock domain-containing protein CspD: MATGTVKWFNNAKGFGFICPEGEDGDIFAHYSTIKMDGYRTLKAGQQVAYEIEQGPKGYHASSVVPIEAQMAK, translated from the coding sequence ATGGCTACAGGTACAGTAAAATGGTTTAACAATGCCAAAGGATTTGGTTTTATCTGTCCAGAGGGTGAGGACGGGGATATTTTTGCTCACTACTCAACAATTAAGATGGATGGCTATCGTACGCTCAAAGCGGGTCAACAAGTCGCTTATGAAATTGAGCAAGGACCTAAAGGCTACCATGCTAGCTCCGTCGTGCCGATTGAAGCTCAAATGGCAAAATAA
- a CDS encoding pseudouridine synthase produces MQPRSRHKQGQRSSTGSRPHFKQGDTSKGRRASRKNDTSKVKRVNPEDRKVIVFNKPFDTLSQFTDGDGRKTLADYIPVKEVYAAGRLDRDSEGLMILTNDGILQARLTQPSSKSPKTYWVQVDGTPSEASLQQLRDGVELKDGLTLPAEIQIMEAPSVWERTPPVRVRAKIPTTWLSITIIEGKNRQVRRMTAHVGHPTLRLIRYSMGNVELADLQPGQWKEITL; encoded by the coding sequence ATGCAGCCGCGTTCTCGTCATAAGCAGGGCCAACGTTCTTCAACTGGCTCTCGACCACATTTTAAACAAGGTGACACTTCAAAAGGTCGACGAGCAAGTCGCAAAAATGACACAAGCAAAGTGAAACGGGTCAATCCAGAAGATCGTAAAGTCATCGTATTCAATAAGCCGTTCGATACACTTAGCCAATTTACCGATGGCGATGGCAGAAAAACGTTAGCCGATTATATTCCAGTCAAAGAAGTCTATGCCGCAGGACGCCTTGATCGTGACAGTGAAGGTCTGATGATTTTAACCAATGATGGAATATTGCAGGCAAGATTGACCCAACCAAGTTCTAAATCGCCTAAAACTTATTGGGTTCAAGTTGATGGTACCCCTAGTGAGGCGTCACTCCAACAACTCAGGGATGGCGTCGAACTGAAAGATGGTCTTACCCTCCCTGCTGAAATCCAGATAATGGAAGCGCCTAGCGTTTGGGAAAGAACGCCGCCAGTTAGGGTTCGAGCAAAAATTCCGACTACATGGTTATCAATCACCATTATTGAAGGAAAGAACCGTCAGGTCCGACGGATGACAGCGCATGTCGGTCACCCTACTCTGCGTCTCATTCGTTACTCAATGGGCAACGTCGAACTGGCTGATCTTCAACCCGGTCAATGGAAAGAGATCACACTGTAG
- a CDS encoding TIGR02647 family protein, producing the protein MKFSQDHLAELNLLLQFDISSAATGIKVHQDAAKETQEAAKRLFDKGLCTLPDGGYLTDEGIEIAEKADKVLRILSA; encoded by the coding sequence ATGAAATTTTCCCAAGACCACCTCGCAGAGCTAAATTTGCTTCTGCAATTTGATATTAGTAGTGCAGCGACTGGCATCAAGGTCCATCAAGATGCCGCTAAAGAGACACAAGAAGCGGCTAAGCGACTCTTCGATAAAGGATTGTGTACACTGCCTGATGGAGGCTACCTCACTGACGAAGGTATCGAAATAGCAGAAAAAGCCGATAAAGTTTTGCGTATACTAAGCGCATAG
- the hisF gene encoding imidazole glycerol phosphate synthase subunit HisF, translated as MLAKRIIPCLDVRDGQVVKGVQFRNHEIIGDIVPLAQRYAEEGADELVFYDITASSDGRVVDKSWVARVAEVIDIPFCVAGGIKSAEDAARILEFGADKVSINSPALAKPQLITDLADKFGVQCIVVGIDSYYDKNTGKYQVYQFTGDEERTKATSWETRDWVQEVQKRGAGEIVLNMMNQDGVRNGYDIEQLNMVREVCHVPLIASGGAGAMEHFAQAYKQTNVDGALAASVFHKQVINIGELKQYLKAEGIEVRV; from the coding sequence ATGTTGGCAAAGCGAATAATTCCATGCCTCGATGTTCGTGACGGGCAAGTGGTCAAAGGTGTTCAGTTTCGTAATCACGAGATCATCGGTGATATCGTTCCATTAGCTCAGCGTTATGCTGAAGAAGGGGCTGATGAGTTGGTATTTTATGACATTACTGCGTCAAGTGATGGCAGAGTTGTGGATAAGAGCTGGGTCGCCCGAGTGGCAGAGGTGATTGATATCCCTTTTTGTGTCGCTGGTGGAATTAAATCTGCTGAAGACGCTGCCCGTATTTTAGAGTTTGGAGCGGATAAAGTGTCAATCAACTCGCCAGCACTCGCAAAACCTCAGTTGATCACTGACCTCGCCGATAAATTTGGTGTTCAATGTATTGTTGTTGGTATCGATTCATACTACGACAAAAACACGGGTAAGTATCAGGTTTATCAGTTTACGGGTGATGAAGAGCGAACCAAAGCCACAAGCTGGGAAACAAGAGATTGGGTTCAGGAAGTGCAAAAACGAGGCGCGGGTGAAATCGTACTGAATATGATGAACCAAGATGGCGTGCGTAATGGCTACGATATCGAGCAGTTAAATATGGTACGCGAAGTCTGCCATGTGCCTCTGATCGCGTCTGGTGGTGCTGGTGCAATGGAGCATTTTGCACAAGCGTATAAACAAACGAATGTCGATGGAGCACTTGCTGCCTCGGTATTTCATAAGCAAGTCATCAATATTGGTGAACTGAAGCAATATTTAAAAGCAGAAGGTATAGAGGTACGAGTATGA
- the clpA gene encoding ATP-dependent Clp protease ATP-binding subunit ClpA — MLNKELETSLNGAFARARDKRHEFMTVEHLLLALLVNDAAKEALAACQADLEALRQELDVFIDQTTPLIPENDETRETQPTLSFQRVLQRAVFHVQSSGRSEVTGANVLVAIFSEQESHAAYLLKKNDISRLDIVNFISHGIAKSSSSNDDSSESFGSENVEEGSSDERLESFAINLNQVAKQGHIDPLIGRDKELERTIQVLCRRRKNNPLLVGEAGVGKTAIAEGLAWRIVEGQVPDVIKDSVIYSLDIGSLLAGTKYRGDFEKRFKTILKQLEKEEDAILFIDEVHTIIGAGAASGGQVDAANLIKPLLSSGKLRCIGSTTYQEYSSIFEKERALSRRFQKIDVVEPSLDDTTKILMGLKPKYEAHHEVRYTNKALRAAVELSAKYINERHLPDKAIDVIDEAGARSRLAPASRRKKTVGVADIESMVAKMARIPEKSVSSSDKDILKNLDDKMKMLVFGQDPAIDVLSEAIKLTRAGLGADNKPVGSFLFAGPTGVGKTEVTLQLAKLMGIELLRFDMSEYGERHSVSRLIGAPPGYVGYDQGGLLTDSVIKHPHSVVLLDEIEKAHPDIFNLLLQVMDNGTLTDNNGRKADFRNVILVMTTNAGVQETERKSMGLIEQDNSPDAMAEIKKVFTPEFRNRLDNIIWFNRLDETVIHQVVDKFIVELQAQLDARGVSLEVSERARHWLAIKGYDKSMGARPMGRVIQEQLKKPLANELLFGSLVEGGTVKVDLKKDKIVFEYFGTKEEALH, encoded by the coding sequence ATGCTTAATAAAGAATTAGAGACCAGTCTTAATGGCGCTTTTGCGCGCGCTAGAGACAAACGACACGAGTTCATGACTGTCGAGCACCTCCTACTCGCATTATTGGTAAATGATGCAGCCAAGGAGGCATTAGCGGCTTGTCAGGCAGACCTAGAAGCTTTACGACAAGAACTCGATGTTTTCATTGACCAAACAACCCCTCTTATTCCTGAAAACGATGAGACTCGTGAAACTCAGCCGACGTTAAGTTTTCAGCGAGTTCTTCAACGTGCCGTTTTCCATGTTCAGTCTTCTGGCCGCAGTGAGGTAACAGGCGCTAATGTTCTGGTTGCCATTTTTAGTGAACAAGAATCACATGCGGCGTATCTACTGAAGAAAAATGACATCAGCCGACTCGATATCGTTAATTTCATTTCTCATGGCATTGCTAAGTCGTCAAGCTCAAATGATGACTCCTCTGAATCGTTTGGCTCAGAAAATGTTGAAGAGGGCTCTTCCGATGAGCGTTTAGAAAGTTTTGCTATCAATCTAAATCAAGTGGCAAAGCAGGGCCATATTGACCCGTTGATCGGTCGAGATAAAGAACTAGAAAGAACGATTCAAGTATTGTGTCGACGCCGTAAAAACAATCCTTTGCTTGTTGGCGAGGCGGGGGTGGGTAAAACGGCAATAGCAGAAGGCCTCGCTTGGCGAATCGTAGAAGGTCAAGTTCCAGACGTCATTAAAGACAGCGTTATCTATTCATTAGACATCGGTTCATTACTGGCGGGCACCAAGTACCGTGGCGATTTTGAAAAGCGTTTTAAAACCATTCTAAAGCAGCTAGAGAAAGAAGAAGACGCGATCCTATTTATTGATGAAGTTCATACCATCATCGGTGCAGGAGCCGCTTCTGGTGGTCAAGTTGATGCGGCAAATCTGATCAAACCATTACTGAGTAGCGGTAAGCTTCGTTGTATCGGTTCAACCACGTATCAAGAATACAGCAGTATTTTTGAAAAAGAACGTGCGTTATCTCGCCGCTTCCAAAAAATTGATGTTGTTGAGCCATCACTAGACGATACAACCAAAATTCTGATGGGCTTAAAACCTAAGTATGAAGCACACCATGAGGTGCGCTATACCAATAAAGCACTCAGAGCGGCGGTTGAACTGTCAGCTAAATACATTAACGAACGCCATCTGCCCGATAAAGCCATCGATGTTATTGATGAAGCGGGTGCTCGAAGTCGTTTGGCGCCAGCGAGTCGTCGCAAGAAGACTGTGGGCGTTGCTGACATCGAGTCCATGGTGGCTAAAATGGCTCGAATCCCTGAAAAATCGGTGTCTTCATCAGACAAAGATATTTTGAAAAATCTTGATGATAAGATGAAAATGTTGGTATTTGGCCAAGATCCAGCCATTGATGTTCTAAGTGAAGCGATCAAGTTAACTCGTGCTGGACTTGGAGCGGATAACAAACCGGTTGGTTCATTTTTGTTTGCAGGCCCTACGGGGGTAGGTAAAACTGAAGTGACGTTGCAATTGGCGAAACTGATGGGAATTGAACTGCTGCGATTTGATATGTCGGAGTATGGAGAAAGACATTCTGTTAGTAGGCTAATCGGTGCTCCTCCAGGTTATGTTGGTTATGACCAAGGTGGGTTGTTGACGGACTCGGTTATCAAACACCCCCACTCAGTCGTGTTGCTCGATGAAATCGAAAAAGCACACCCCGATATCTTTAACCTACTATTGCAGGTCATGGATAACGGTACGCTTACCGATAATAACGGGCGCAAAGCGGACTTTAGGAATGTCATCTTGGTGATGACGACCAACGCTGGTGTTCAAGAAACAGAACGTAAATCAATGGGCTTGATTGAGCAAGATAACAGCCCTGATGCCATGGCGGAGATTAAGAAAGTCTTTACGCCTGAGTTCAGAAACCGTCTTGATAACATCATTTGGTTTAACCGCTTAGATGAAACGGTTATCCACCAGGTGGTCGACAAGTTCATCGTTGAACTTCAAGCACAACTGGATGCTCGTGGTGTTTCTTTAGAAGTGTCGGAGAGAGCAAGGCATTGGCTAGCAATAAAAGGCTACGATAAGTCGATGGGGGCTCGACCAATGGGCCGCGTGATTCAAGAGCAACTGAAAAAACCATTGGCAAATGAACTGCTCTTTGGTTCGCTAGTCGAAGGCGGTACAGTCAAGGTTGACTTGAAGAAAGATAAAATTGTCTTTGAGTATTTCGGTACGAAAGAAGAAGCGCTGCACTAG
- the torC gene encoding pentaheme c-type cytochrome TorC, producing MKSLIARLWRTMTRPAVHISLGVLTMGGFIAGVIFWGGFNTALEATNTEEFCIGCHTMSENVYVELQETVHWKNSSGVRATCPDCHVPHEWTAKIARKMQASKEVFAQIFGDLGTPEKFEARRLELARHEWDRFSANGSLECKNCHAYESMDFEQMSPTARIQMKQAAERDQSCIDCHKGIAHHLPADMASMSGIVGDLEQTASSTNYSQGNDVISVRHLPLYTDQSATTEAGLLSPASQVAIVGQQGDMIEVKIDGWRKAKGFGRVIQEDFGLNISTAILSREVSQSDQVNVGEGKEDELTGLPWEEVSVNLWMKKESMVSDYAPIWNAASDAYKTNCSTCHSQPDEAHFSANGWVGMLDGMIAFVNFDADTEALVLKYLQKHSSDFAEGHH from the coding sequence ATGAAATCATTGATTGCTAGACTGTGGCGTACAATGACACGCCCGGCAGTTCATATCAGCCTAGGGGTTCTAACCATGGGCGGTTTCATTGCTGGTGTGATTTTTTGGGGTGGCTTTAACACCGCCTTAGAAGCAACCAACACTGAAGAGTTTTGTATTGGTTGCCATACCATGAGCGAAAACGTGTACGTAGAGTTACAAGAGACGGTCCATTGGAAAAACAGCTCTGGTGTTCGAGCGACGTGTCCAGACTGCCATGTACCTCATGAATGGACAGCAAAAATAGCGCGTAAGATGCAAGCATCGAAAGAGGTGTTCGCGCAAATATTCGGTGATCTTGGTACGCCAGAAAAATTTGAAGCACGACGTCTTGAGTTGGCTCGCCATGAATGGGACCGATTCTCTGCGAATGGTTCACTGGAATGCAAAAACTGTCACGCGTACGAGTCGATGGACTTTGAACAAATGTCACCCACGGCGCGGATTCAAATGAAACAAGCCGCTGAACGAGATCAAAGTTGTATCGATTGTCATAAAGGCATTGCACACCACCTCCCAGCAGATATGGCTTCAATGAGCGGTATCGTTGGTGATCTGGAGCAGACAGCAAGTAGCACCAACTACTCACAGGGTAATGACGTTATTTCCGTTCGTCATCTTCCATTGTATACCGATCAAAGCGCGACAACAGAAGCTGGCTTGTTAAGTCCAGCTAGCCAGGTGGCCATCGTAGGCCAACAAGGCGACATGATTGAAGTTAAAATTGACGGCTGGAGAAAAGCGAAAGGCTTTGGCCGTGTGATCCAGGAAGATTTCGGTCTTAATATCTCTACGGCAATCTTATCTCGAGAAGTGTCCCAGAGTGATCAAGTGAATGTGGGTGAAGGAAAAGAAGACGAACTCACCGGTCTGCCTTGGGAAGAAGTGAGCGTCAATCTTTGGATGAAAAAAGAATCGATGGTTTCCGACTACGCTCCGATCTGGAATGCGGCGAGCGATGCCTACAAAACGAACTGCTCGACTTGTCACTCACAACCTGATGAAGCGCACTTTAGCGCTAACGGTTGGGTCGGCATGCTAGATGGCATGATCGCATTCGTCAACTTTGATGCTGACACTGAAGCACTGGTACTGAAGTATTTACAAAAGCACTCATCAGACTTTGCTGAAGGTCATCACTAA
- the hisIE gene encoding bifunctional phosphoribosyl-AMP cyclohydrolase/phosphoribosyl-ATP diphosphatase HisIE, giving the protein MSFNVSKINELSERIDWNKVDGLVPAVVQDFTSGQVLMMGYMNQAALEKTADTQQVTFFSRTKERLWTKGETSGNVLQLVNISLDCDNDTLLVKVNPIGPTCHTGTTTCWDADKQEESQMVWLHQLEQLLAARKDADPESSYTASLYARGTKRISQKVGEEGVEVALAATSGDKAELVCESADLIYHLMVLLQDQGLSMNDVVNKLKERHK; this is encoded by the coding sequence ATGAGTTTTAATGTATCGAAGATAAATGAGCTTTCTGAACGAATAGACTGGAACAAAGTCGATGGTTTGGTTCCTGCTGTTGTGCAAGACTTTACCTCAGGGCAAGTCTTGATGATGGGCTATATGAATCAGGCAGCGCTTGAGAAAACAGCTGATACTCAGCAGGTTACATTTTTCTCAAGAACCAAAGAGCGCCTTTGGACCAAAGGTGAAACATCAGGGAACGTTCTTCAGTTGGTGAATATTTCCCTTGATTGCGATAATGATACACTTCTTGTCAAGGTCAATCCAATTGGTCCTACGTGTCACACCGGTACCACAACATGTTGGGATGCAGACAAGCAAGAAGAGTCTCAAATGGTGTGGCTTCATCAACTTGAGCAGCTATTGGCTGCCCGCAAGGACGCCGATCCAGAGTCTTCTTACACAGCCAGTCTATATGCTCGTGGTACAAAGCGTATTTCGCAGAAAGTCGGCGAAGAGGGCGTTGAAGTCGCGCTTGCGGCAACGTCGGGTGACAAGGCGGAGTTAGTTTGTGAATCTGCTGATCTTATTTACCACTTGATGGTGCTACTGCAAGATCAAGGTTTATCAATGAATGATGTCGTCAATAAGCTAAAAGAGCGTCATAAATAG
- a CDS encoding NADP-dependent isocitrate dehydrogenase, with amino-acid sequence MPTEKPTIIYTITDEAPALATYSLLPIIQSFTASSGINVDTRDISLAGRIIANFPEHLKEEQRIGDALTELGELANTPEANIIKLPNISASVPQLIAAIEELQAKGYDLPNYPEEPSTHEQEAIKATYDKIKGSAVNPVLREGNSDRRAPLSVKNYAKKNPHSMGAWSPDSQSHVSSMSEKDFFGSEKSVTVSGDTEVKIEFVAQDGSVKVLKKPFAILDKEIIDCSVLNKAALVDFFAKEIADAKKQDVLLSLHLKATMMKVSDPIIFGHAVKVYYKDVFDKYGETFEQLGVDVNNGLGDVYSKIASLPQAQREEIEAAILAVYETQPALAMVDSDRGITNLHVPSDVIVDASMPAMLRSSGQMWGPDGKQKDTKALIPDRSYASIYQAVIDFCKKNGAFDPTTMGSVPNVGLMAQKAEEYGSHDKTFTLDAQGTVRVVDASGATLLEQPVEEGDIFRMCQVKDAPIQDWVKLAVTRARATGVPAVFWLDKNRAHDAQLIEKVNAYLPGHDLSGLDIKILAPLEACQFSLERIKEGLDTISVTGNVLRDYLTDLFPILELGTSAKMLSVVPLMNGGGLFETGAGGSAPKHVQQVEKENHLRWDSLGEFLALAASLEHLSTVTGNAKAQVLADALDKATGEFLDENKSPSRKVNQLDNRGSHYYLAAYWAKALAAQIVDADLAAEFAPIAKALADNETTIITELNEAQGVAGDLGGYYALDDEKVSALMRPSQTLNSVIDA; translated from the coding sequence ATGCCTACAGAAAAACCTACCATCATTTATACGATTACCGATGAAGCGCCAGCGCTAGCAACTTATTCATTATTACCAATCATTCAATCTTTCACCGCTTCTTCTGGCATCAATGTAGACACACGCGATATCTCATTAGCAGGGCGCATCATTGCAAACTTCCCAGAGCATCTAAAAGAAGAGCAGCGCATAGGCGATGCATTGACGGAACTTGGTGAGCTAGCGAATACGCCAGAAGCCAATATCATTAAATTACCGAACATTTCAGCGTCAGTACCTCAGTTGATTGCAGCGATTGAAGAGCTTCAAGCTAAAGGCTACGATCTTCCTAACTACCCTGAAGAGCCAAGCACTCACGAGCAAGAAGCGATCAAAGCGACTTACGACAAAATTAAAGGCAGTGCAGTAAACCCTGTATTGCGTGAAGGTAACTCTGATCGTCGTGCTCCGCTTTCGGTGAAGAATTATGCGAAGAAGAACCCACATTCAATGGGTGCCTGGTCACCGGATTCTCAATCGCATGTATCAAGCATGTCTGAGAAGGACTTCTTTGGTAGCGAAAAATCAGTCACTGTAAGCGGTGACACAGAAGTCAAAATCGAATTCGTTGCTCAAGATGGTTCAGTAAAAGTGCTGAAAAAACCCTTCGCAATCCTTGATAAAGAAATCATCGACTGTTCTGTTTTAAACAAAGCAGCGTTAGTGGATTTCTTTGCTAAAGAGATTGCTGATGCGAAGAAGCAAGATGTTTTATTGTCGTTGCACTTAAAAGCAACAATGATGAAAGTGTCCGATCCAATCATCTTTGGCCACGCCGTTAAAGTGTATTACAAAGACGTGTTCGACAAGTACGGTGAGACCTTCGAGCAGCTCGGCGTAGATGTGAACAACGGCCTAGGTGATGTCTACTCAAAGATTGCGTCACTTCCACAAGCTCAAAGAGAAGAAATTGAAGCGGCTATTCTTGCCGTTTACGAAACTCAACCTGCACTTGCGATGGTCGATTCAGATCGTGGTATTACTAACCTTCATGTTCCAAGTGATGTCATTGTGGATGCGTCAATGCCTGCAATGTTACGTTCTTCAGGTCAAATGTGGGGTCCAGATGGCAAGCAGAAAGACACCAAGGCACTGATTCCTGATCGTAGCTACGCTAGCATCTATCAAGCGGTTATCGATTTCTGTAAGAAAAACGGTGCTTTTGATCCAACCACAATGGGCAGCGTTCCAAACGTTGGCCTAATGGCGCAAAAAGCAGAAGAATACGGTTCTCATGACAAAACGTTTACCCTAGACGCACAGGGCACAGTGCGTGTTGTTGATGCTTCAGGCGCGACATTGTTAGAGCAACCTGTGGAAGAAGGCGACATCTTCCGCATGTGCCAAGTGAAAGATGCCCCTATTCAAGATTGGGTTAAACTAGCCGTTACTCGCGCTCGTGCAACTGGCGTACCGGCGGTATTTTGGTTAGATAAGAATCGAGCACACGATGCTCAACTTATCGAAAAAGTAAATGCTTACTTACCTGGCCATGATTTGAGCGGCCTGGACATAAAGATCCTAGCACCACTTGAAGCGTGTCAGTTCTCGTTAGAGCGCATTAAAGAGGGATTAGATACGATTTCTGTGACAGGAAACGTATTGCGTGACTACTTAACCGATCTTTTCCCAATTCTTGAGCTGGGTACATCGGCGAAAATGCTGTCGGTTGTTCCACTGATGAATGGTGGCGGTTTGTTTGAAACGGGTGCCGGTGGTTCAGCTCCTAAACACGTTCAACAGGTTGAAAAAGAAAATCACTTACGTTGGGATTCATTGGGCGAATTCTTAGCGCTTGCTGCGTCGTTAGAGCACCTAAGCACGGTAACTGGCAATGCTAAAGCACAAGTACTAGCTGATGCGCTTGATAAAGCGACCGGTGAGTTTTTAGATGAAAACAAATCACCGTCACGTAAAGTGAATCAACTTGATAACCGTGGCAGTCATTACTATTTAGCGGCGTACTGGGCTAAGGCGTTGGCAGCACAAATCGTCGATGCGGATCTAGCGGCAGAATTTGCACCAATTGCAAAAGCGTTAGCGGATAACGAAACGACTATCATCACTGAACTCAACGAAGCACAAGGTGTGGCGGGTGATTTAGGCGGATATTACGCGCTTGATGATGAAAAAGTGTCAGCGTTAATGCGACCAAGCCAAACACTAAACAGCGTAATCGATGCATAA
- the clpS gene encoding ATP-dependent Clp protease adapter ClpS — MGRNFEWVTPDSDLLEKEKTKIQPPAMYHVLLNNDDYTPMDFVIEILERFFSMDIEKATQVMLQVHYEGKAICGTFTAEVAETKVAQVTMYSKENEHPLLCTLEQA, encoded by the coding sequence ATGGGCCGAAATTTTGAATGGGTAACTCCAGACTCTGATTTACTGGAGAAAGAGAAAACGAAAATCCAGCCACCTGCGATGTATCACGTGTTGTTAAATAATGATGATTACACGCCGATGGACTTTGTGATTGAAATCCTTGAGCGTTTCTTTTCAATGGACATAGAGAAAGCGACGCAAGTTATGCTTCAAGTGCATTATGAAGGAAAAGCAATTTGCGGAACCTTTACCGCAGAAGTAGCTGAAACAAAAGTGGCGCAAGTCACCATGTATTCCAAGGAAAATGAGCATCCATTGCTTTGCACATTAGAGCAAGCGTAA